A window of the Brassica napus cultivar Da-Ae chromosome C5, Da-Ae, whole genome shotgun sequence genome harbors these coding sequences:
- the LOC106398573 gene encoding protein FAR1-RELATED SEQUENCE 6-like, with translation MDVMKAMYGIDIDYWKAYKVLVHARELERGTWESGYEYLPFYLQKIEAANPGTITKLVCDEEDRFRYLFIAFGACITGFQFIRNVIVVDGAHLKGKFKGVILVAASQDGNGGIFPLAFGIVDSENHVSWEWFLNQLRLVYGDREDLAIISDRHKSIRKSVRKVFPLAHRGICNYHLHQNLLKKYKDSSTLNLVKKAAKVYRVSEFIALFDEIRRENPAIAAYLEKADVRLWSRAFFQGDRYDIMTSNIVESINKVLKDAREYPIAFFLDEVRKVISRWFMERREHAMSLQTLFTPRVERTLTYRCKIGNTLTVQHINAYRSHVTGGALDCVVDIRERSCTCRKYDIDKIPCEHALASADKRPNLHLQTLVHPYYTKSNLSGAYAESVNPVDVES, from the exons ATGGATGTCATGAAGGCTATGTATGGTATTGATATTGATTATTGGAAGGCATACAAAGTCTTAGTACATGCACGTGAGCTAGAAAGAGGCACATGGGAGAGCGGGTACGAGTATTTGCCTTTCTATTTGCAAAAGATCGAGGCGGCTAATCCAGGTACAATTACGAAACTTGTTTGCGATGAGGAAGACAGATTTAGGTACTTATTCATTGCATTTGGTGCATGTATCACTGGTTTCCAATTTATAAGAAATGTGATAGTTGTGGATGGAGCTCATTTGAAAGGAAAATTCAAAGGTGTTATACTCGTTGCCGCTTCACAAGATGGAAATGGTGGGATATTTCCTCTAGCTTTCGGGATTGTTGATTCAGAAAATCATGTTTCATGGGAGTGGTTCCTAAATCAGCTGCGTTTGGTTTATGGGGACCGAGAAGACTTGGCAATAATTTCTGATAGACACAAATCCATTCGAAAATCAGTTAGAAAGGTATTCCCACTAGCTCATCGAGGAATATGTAACTATCATCTGCATCAGAATCttctaaaaaaatacaaagactccaGTACACTAAATTTGGTTAAAAAGGCTGCAAAGGTGTACAGGGTTTCTGAGTTCATTGCGTTATTTGATGAGATTCGAAGAGAAAACCCTGCCATTGCTGCATATTTGGAGAAGGCTGATGTTCGTTTGTGGTCTCGTGCATTTTTTCAAGGAGATAGGTATGATATAATGACAAGCAATATTGTTGAGTCTATCAATAAGGTTCTCAAAGACGCTCGCGAGTATCCTATTGCATTTTTTCTGGACGAAGTGCGTAAGGTGATTTCAAGATGGTTTATGGAACGACGAGAACATGCTATGTCACTACAAACATTATTCACGCCAAGGGTTGAACGAACTTTGACGTATAGATGCAAGATTGGTAATACTCTCACTGTGCAACACATAAACGCATATCGTAGCCATGTAACTGGTGGTGCACTTGATTGTGTCGTGGACATACGAGAG AGGAGCTGTACTTGCCGTAAATATGATATTGATAAGATACCATGTGAACATGCTCTTGCTTCTGCTGATAAGCGACCAAATCTACATTTACAAACTCTAGTACATCCGTACTACACAAAAAGTAACTTGTCCGGTGCGTATGCGGAGTCCGTTAATCCGGTGGATGTTGAGTCGTAA
- the LOC106401000 gene encoding two-component response regulator ARR7 — protein sequence MAVGEVMRMEIPSGGDMSVTSPELHVLAVDDSIVDRKVIERLLRISACKVTTVESGARALQYLGLDGDKGASGLKDLKVNLIVTDYSMPGLTGYDLLKKIKESSVFREIPVVIMSSENILPRIEQCLREGAEDFLLKPVKLADVKRIKELIMRNEAEDCKTLSHSNKRKLAEYIDDAPSPSPSPSSSTHDDSSAKDFPSSKQMKSADEKFSSLL from the exons ATGGCAGTTGGTGAGGTCATGAGGATGGAGATCCCATCCGGTGGAGATATGTCAGTTACTTCACCAGAGTTGCATGTTCTTGCCGTCGATGATAGTATTGTGGATCGTAAAGTCATAGAGAGATTGCTGAGAATCTCAGCCTGTAAAG TGACTACTGTAGAGAGTGGGGCTAGGGCTTTGCAGTACCTTGGCTTAGATGGAGACAAAGGAGCTTCTGGTCTTAAG GATTTGAAGGTGAATTTGATAGTGACGGATTACTCAATGCCAGGACTAACAGGATATGATCTTCTCAAGAAGATTaag GAATCTTCCGTCTTCAGAGAAATACCAGTTGTGATTATGTCATCCGAGAACATCTTACCTCGTATAGAACA ATGTCTGAGAGAAGGAGCAGAGGATTTTCTGTTAAAACCGGTGAAACTAGCTGATGTAAAGCGAATAAAAGAACTTATAATGAGAAATGAAGCAGAGGATTGCAAAACCTTAAGCCATTCTAACAAGAGAAAACTTGCAGAATACATTGATGATgcaccatcaccatcaccatcaccatcatcatcaactCATGATGATTCTTCTGCCAAGGACTTTCCATCTTCAAAACAGATGAAATCAGCAGATGAAAAGTTTTCTTCACTcctttga
- the LOC106398572 gene encoding uncharacterized protein LOC106398572: MFHKDGRSVDALLKHMQRRCIWDVEGRVRGTNKFQLDFEKEEDLQKVLNKRPGHFNKWSFSLERWIPTIKEDFPNNMTFWVEVEGIPSHYKKKEKTFWSIGKALGTADKVDVQGNRLRVSINGDEPIHLERKISFDNGDVVAVTLKYEDLHRYRYTCRRISHEEGTCPELNEDQRERNRIARLEVKEKEEITNREAFSIPLLRKEGRALSPLQERNQLMNQRESEKRYQRQSPKKDSFTENADL, encoded by the coding sequence ATGTTCCATAAGGATGGTAGAAGTGTGGATGCGCTCCTGAAGCACATGCAAAGAAGATGCATCTGGGACGTGGAAGGAAGAGTCAGAGGAACCAATAAGTTTCAACTGGATTTTGAGAAAGAGGAGGACCTCCAAAAGGTTTTGAATAAGAGACCTGGCCACTTTAATAAGTGGAGCTTTTCCCTCGAAAGATGGATCCCAACAATCAAAGAAGATTTCCCCAACAACATGACGTTTTGGGTAGAAGTGGAGGGGATCCCAAgccactacaaaaaaaaagaaaaaacattctGGAGTATTGGGAAAGCCCTTGGCACTGCAGATAAGGTGGATGTCCAAGGGAATCGACTGAGAGTTTCCATCAATGGAGATGAACCCATCCACTTGGAACGAAAAATAAGTTTTGACAATGGAGATGTGGTAGCGGTAACCCTAAAGTATGAAGATCTTCATCGCTACCGCTACACGTGCAGGAGAATATCTCATGAGGAAGGTACATGCCCTGAATTGAATGAAGATCAACGGGAACGTAATAGGATAGCCAGATTAGAAGttaaggagaaagaagagataacAAATAGAGAAGCCTTTTCGATTCCACTTCTTCGCAAGGAAGGGCGGGCTCTATCACCACTGCAGGAAAGGAACCAGCTAATGAATCAAAGAGAGAGCGAAAAAAGATATCAGAGACAGTCGCCAAAGAAGGATTCATTCACGGAAAATGCAGACCTCTGA